CCCTGTGCAGATTTATTGCACCCGCAGCATCAGGCTTTTTTGGCGGATTTTCATGCCGCGAGCAAAGATCAGCAATGCGCCCTGGTGCGCTGTATTAATCGAAAAACCTCGGCAATAAAAATTAGCTCGCTAAGTTTTGGCGAGCTGCCCAATATTCAGGATTTGCTAGTGCAACTGATTGCGCTAGGCTGGCTGGCCCACCCTACTATCGATGATATTGACCAATGGTTGCTAGCACTAACCAAAGATGAGCTATTTACCGTGTACAGCGAATGTGCAAGTAATGACGGCTCAATAAATATCAGCGAAGCCAATAGTATGAGCAAAATCAGCAAAAGCGCGTCTAAGCCGCAGTTATTAGCCGCTTGTCGACAGTTGCCTAAACAGGCTTTTACCGATTGCTCTGCTTTTAACCGCTATGTGCTGCGTAAAGTAGACCCCATTATCGACTATTTTTTATTTCTTTATTTTGGCAATACTACGTCGCGCTTAAATCAGTTTTCGCTGCGTGATTTAGGCATTATGCAGACACGCGAAGAATACGCCCAAATGCAGTCTAGATTTGACTGTAAAGTTGCGGCGTTTAGTAACTTTGTATTATCCAAGCATTTATCTAAGCCGGGCCAACTTAGCTTTGATTCAGCGCAAGAAATTGAAGCAGCACTGGCAGCGGTTCCTCAGCCAATTGGCCATAACGCAGTAGAAAAGCACAATGCCATTGTTTACCAGCTTGCAGTGGCTTTACTGCCTTTTGATAGCAATCGTGCACTAAATTTACTGTTAAAGATTGAATCCGAACAAGCGCAAGAAAAATGGTGCCGCGAAGCGTATAAAACTGCCGAGCCGCAACTGGTTAAAACTCACTTAGAAAACATTATTGATAACCCGATAAGTGATCGTTTGCTCAGCTTTGCCGAAGATTTTTTAGCCCGTAAATACCAACAAAAACGCACCAGTGTGCTGACGGATATGCTGCGCAAAGGCAATCAGCACCTATGCTTAGATGAAGTGTATAAAGGCGATGTTGAACGCGGAGTTGTCGCGCATTACGCACATTTAGGTAAGCCCGCTTATCGCACTGAAAATTGCTTGTGGCGTAGCTTATTTGGCTTAATATTTTGGCAAGAGCTTTTTGAAACCCCTGGGCTGGGCTTGGCCACGCAGTTTGATTTAATGCCCAGCTGCTTAAAGCAAAACAACTTTTATGCTGCTGCCAGCCAACAAATAGAACATAAGCTTAACTGCCTTAATAACGCTGAGGCAATACTGCTATTAATTAATAAAAATGCAGCTCAGTATTACGCTACTAAACAAGGAATATTTCAGTGGCGCAATGATTTATTGCAGCAGTTGTCGGTCTTTATTAAGCATGCTCCTGTTGCGGGTATCACCGCGCAACTTCGCCGTATCAGTAAAGATTGGCTAGGCTGTCATGACGGCTTTCCCGACATTATGCTAATAGACCAAGGTAAGCTGCGTTTTGAAGAGATTAAAGCACAGGGTGATGTGCTACGACGCAATCAACTCATGTGCATAAAGTCTCTGCGAGAGACTGGTTTTGACGTTCGCATTACTACTGTTGATTTTATTGTCGACCCCAATCAACCTTATGTAGTAGTTGATATTGAAACCACTGGCGGCCGAACCGGCAAGCATAAAATCACAGAAATTGGCATGGTAAAAATGGTGGCAGGCAACATTGTTGACCGCTGGCAAAGTTTGCTAAACCCTGGGCGGCGCATACCAGCCACTATAACCGCGCTAACCGGCATTGATGATGACATGGTGCGCGACGCGCCAACCTTTGCCGACGTTGCCGACCAAGTTGCAGCGTTTACGGCCGACTGTATTTTTGTGGCACATAATGTCAATTTTGATTACGGTTTTATTAAACAAGAGTTTGCCCAGCTTGAACGCTTTTGGCGGCGGCCAAAATTATGCACAGTACAGCAAATGCGTCGCTACTATAAAGGCTTGCCGTCATACTCGCTAGCCAACCTTACTCGGCATTTCAATATAGATATGCAATGCCATCATAGGGCTATGTCTGATGCCATTGCCGCAAGCGAATTGCTTAATTTAATTAATGAAAAAAGATTCAGCCCTGTTAATGATGAGTATTTAGAGGGCAGCACATAGCTCTAAATAAAGCGTAACAAAAGCAAACTATCTTATTCCGATTAGGAATTGTTATTAAGCGGGTTTTAAAGCTTGCCGTTTCGATTGCTTAAAAATCACTAATGAAAATATTATTTCTGTGATCCCGCCAATAAATGCACCGACCACAAAATTAGCACCTAACACTATACATAACATGCCGAAAAGCATCAGAACTATGCCTAAAAGCCAATAGATTTTAAGGCCATATAAAGTGTTAAACACTAAGTATCGCACACCAATTATCATTAGCATGATGGGATAAAACCAATCAACTTGCAGCTTAGCTACATAGAACGCTATAAATAAACCAATAAATAAAATAATGGTGCTTTCTAAGGCAAGTTTACCCAGCGGGTTTTTAGATTCATGCTTTCCAGAACGTTTAAGTGTTTTTGCTAACAATATGGCTAACGGATGGATAAACATTCCGGCAAAAAAAAGCGTTAACATACTTAATTGCTGTGAAGACATAATGGCGATTAAACCTGCAATACACCAAATAATACCCGACACTACAACACCTGTTGCCCCACCAAAATACGCCAACCTCATATCTTTTTGTGCATCTGAAAATTTCATTGATACTCCTTATCCATATAGAGCGAATTTATATTCTTAAGCTAAATGCACTAAAAGCCATAGCTTGTTTAAATAGTTTAAATATTATGAGTACGTTACTTAACTATAAACCTTTGCACTATTTTTACAGGCTGTACTTTTACAGGACCTATCTGTTTAGCCATAGCTTCATCCAACACTAACTCAGACTCCAACACGCCACCGTTGCTGATAATACAGTTAGCTGATGCGTAATTGTCTTGGTAGCAGTGGATATGGATTGGCGTTACACCTTTCTGCTTTAAGTGCGCTATTGATAAACGCATTAATAAATTACCTAAGCCTTTGCCACGGTATGACGGTCGAATGCCTAAGCCGATATGGCCGCCGCAATGTTTAATCTGCTCATTTAAGTAATGGCGAATATTGGTCACACCGAGTAGCTGATCATTGTCAACTAACCATAAGGTTGAGCTGGGGACATAACCGGCGGGTAGATTTTTACCCGCGGCATAATCGGCTAGCTTGGCTAATAAGGCTTCAAAATCTGTGAAGTCAAAATCTAGCGGAAACGGATAACGCTCTTCATTGGCTAATTCAGCAATATAGTCACAATAGCTTTGTTGATATTTTATTGAAGGTGTTACTAATTCCATTACTGCTCCGATATTGATAACCACTCTAGCTTACACTTTTAAAAAACGTCTTCACCCTAGTTGGTCACACTACATAAATACAATTTTCAAGCCTATTAATATCAGCACTATGCCGCCAAGAAGCTCAGCTTTGCTTTCTAATTTGGCGCCACTTTTTGCCCCGACGTAAACCCCAATATAAGAAAAAAGCGCGGTGATTAGCGCGATAATAGCGCAAGCAATAAAAGGATTAATGTTAAGTACCGTTAGCGCAAAGCCAGCAGCCATGGCATCAATACTGGTCGCGATGGCGAGTACCAGCATAATGCGATGGCTGATATTTTGTAAGTCATCTTCTATACCTGCAGAAAACGCCTCATAAATCATTTTAGCGCCAACCAAAAATAACAATATAAACGCCAGCCATTTCGCATAAGCTTCTATCCAGCCTATCACCCCCATACCAGCGAGATAACCAATTAACGGCATTACCCCTTGAAAAAGGCCAAAATAAATAGCCGCCATAATGGCTAATTTTTTTGGTTTCAATTTATGCTTTGAGCCTAAACCAATGGCAACCGCAAAGGCATCCATACTTAAAGCAACGGCTAGTAAAATTATCTCTAACATCAACTTACCTTTTTACTACTAATGTTTAGTGGCTATGTTACTACAAGCCGCATTAATAAAGATAACTTGTTCAGTAACTCTAGGGTTATTACCGCTGTAGTTAAAACCGATAATATTAACCAAACTTGAAACATCATTTAATTAACATTACTAGTACTGTCGCTTTTCTGCGTACATACAACCAATAAATTTATACGTATTTATTTTGTTTTTGGTGCATTAAATACACACTTGGTGCATTAAATCAGCGCTTGAGTCACCTTTAGTTTACATTAGAGCTTTTACTCGATAAGATCTGCGCCGCTCGATTCAACTTTTACTTTAAAGGAAGTTTAATAATGTCGTTTAAGTATATTTTACCCATTATGGCGTTAACCGCTTCAGCAACTATTGCTGCGGAAGAGTATCAATTATTTACTGAGCTTAAAGCTGACCACGTGCGTGTTAGTGGCGAAAATGAAACAAATTGGGCTTTAGATGGCACTTATTTTTTTGATAAAAAACAGACTTTAGGTCCATTGGATCAGTTTGAATATATTAATAAAGTCTCCAACATAGGCGCAAGTTTCAATCGTGTTTTTGACAATAACGTTTGGGCTGTTGATGGTGAGTATTTCTTTGCAAATAATATAGTTGTTTCTGCAAGCCATCAGTACTTTGGCAGTGACTTTAATGTTAGTACCTTTGGTTTAGGCTATTTATTAGCAGACAACTTTATTGTGCGTGCAGAAGCCATTAAGCCCAAAGACGAAAGCACTGCGTTTTTATTCTCAGCTAGTTATGATCTTCAGTTACAAAACAATGACTATATTGGTTTTACTGCGAAAGTAGATGATGAATTTGATTATTTTGAAATCAGCAGTAAATACTTTGCGAGCTTTGGTCAAGCAAGCTATTTTGCGATCGGCTTGGGTTTAGCAGATTACGATGGCACTACAGCTTGGAATACGGAACTAGATTATTACTTTACTAAAATGACATCGGTTGGTGTTACTTATAATAAACAAGATGATTTTAGCGTTAATGCTAAGCATTACTTAAGCTCAAACTGGGCTTTAAATGCCGGTTATGGCAGTAATGCAGATACTTCTGCTGTAAAAGTTTATTCTTTATCTGTAATTGGCCAGTTCTAACTTTAGCTAGTTTACACTAATAAAATAGGCAACAATTGTTGCCTATTTTGATCTTGCTGTCTCGATACTGGTAATTGCTCCTGTACTAGCAACAATACCAGAGCCATTACTGCAACTAAGTATGCACAACTATTTATACATTATTAAGCTTTAAGCTCTTGAACGGCTAATGTGACCCGCTTAACCGAAATAGGATAAGCCGTGCCTAATTGCTGGGCATGCTGCGATACCTTTAATTCTTGTAACATCCAATAAATGGCTTGTACTGGCTCGGGCAAAATAGGTTTATCGGCATATTGGCCAACTAAACTTTGGTAAGCCTGATCTGCTTTTTCATATTCATACATTAATAACCGATCACGGTTTGGGTCAACCGGCAGTTTTTCTAAACGCTTTTGCATTGCCAGTAAATAGCGAATAATATCAGTTAATTTTGCCGCACCATGGGCACTAACAAAACCTTTAAATATCAGCTCATTTAGCTGTTGTTTAATATCACCTTGCGATTGCACATGGGCTAAGTCGACCCGGCCCTTTAGTTTCTTTTGAATGGCGTGAGCTAAGCTTAAAATTTGCTCGACTTGCAGTGCGATGCCTAACACCGTATCACCTAGCTCAGCTCTTACTTTCTCCCGCAGCACGGCAAACTCTTCAGCATCCGTCGGCATACTGCTTTGATTAATTAACGCATCAACCGCCGCAGAGATACAATCGTCTATTAGCTCTAATACCCGACCAAATGGATTAAAGTACAACCCCAACTTAGCTTGATTAGGCAAGGATTCTTGTAGGTATTTAACCGGTGATGGAATATTTAGCAGTAATAAGCGGCGCAAACCTAAACGGGTAGTTTGCTTAGCCAACATTGGGTTATCAAGCAGTTTAATGGCAACAGAATTACGCTCGTCCACTAACGCAGGAAAGGCTTTTATTTCATAGCCAGCTTGTACCTTAACGTACTCGCTTGGTAGCTTACCAAAGCTCCACTGTGTTAACTGCTGTTGCTCTATTCCCTGTTCGGCAACTTGGCTTAAGCTTTGTTGTACATCTCCTTGTAAACCTTGCTTTAATAAGTCTAATGAACGCCCTTGCTGCACAATATGGCCATGTTCATCGACCACTTTGTAATTCATTTTTAAATGCGTTGGGATACTGGCGAAATCCCAAGCCTCATCGGGGATAGTAATGCCCGACATGCGCTTAAGTCGCTGACTCATCGTGGCTAACAATGGCCCTTGATCTGGGCTGATGGTTTGC
The sequence above is drawn from the Rheinheimera salexigens genome and encodes:
- a CDS encoding putative porin; its protein translation is MSFKYILPIMALTASATIAAEEYQLFTELKADHVRVSGENETNWALDGTYFFDKKQTLGPLDQFEYINKVSNIGASFNRVFDNNVWAVDGEYFFANNIVVSASHQYFGSDFNVSTFGLGYLLADNFIVRAEAIKPKDESTAFLFSASYDLQLQNNDYIGFTAKVDDEFDYFEISSKYFASFGQASYFAIGLGLADYDGTTAWNTELDYYFTKMTSVGVTYNKQDDFSVNAKHYLSSNWALNAGYGSNADTSAVKVYSLSVIGQF
- a CDS encoding DUF7010 family protein codes for the protein MKFSDAQKDMRLAYFGGATGVVVSGIIWCIAGLIAIMSSQQLSMLTLFFAGMFIHPLAILLAKTLKRSGKHESKNPLGKLALESTIILFIGLFIAFYVAKLQVDWFYPIMLMIIGVRYLVFNTLYGLKIYWLLGIVLMLFGMLCIVLGANFVVGAFIGGITEIIFSLVIFKQSKRQALKPA
- a CDS encoding GNAT family N-acetyltransferase — encoded protein: MELVTPSIKYQQSYCDYIAELANEERYPFPLDFDFTDFEALLAKLADYAAGKNLPAGYVPSSTLWLVDNDQLLGVTNIRHYLNEQIKHCGGHIGLGIRPSYRGKGLGNLLMRLSIAHLKQKGVTPIHIHCYQDNYASANCIISNGGVLESELVLDEAMAKQIGPVKVQPVKIVQRFIVK
- a CDS encoding exonuclease domain-containing protein gives rise to the protein MRQLPTYYYLSHFHEFLQFVQGPCADLLHPQHQAFLADFHAASKDQQCALVRCINRKTSAIKISSLSFGELPNIQDLLVQLIALGWLAHPTIDDIDQWLLALTKDELFTVYSECASNDGSINISEANSMSKISKSASKPQLLAACRQLPKQAFTDCSAFNRYVLRKVDPIIDYFLFLYFGNTTSRLNQFSLRDLGIMQTREEYAQMQSRFDCKVAAFSNFVLSKHLSKPGQLSFDSAQEIEAALAAVPQPIGHNAVEKHNAIVYQLAVALLPFDSNRALNLLLKIESEQAQEKWCREAYKTAEPQLVKTHLENIIDNPISDRLLSFAEDFLARKYQQKRTSVLTDMLRKGNQHLCLDEVYKGDVERGVVAHYAHLGKPAYRTENCLWRSLFGLIFWQELFETPGLGLATQFDLMPSCLKQNNFYAAASQQIEHKLNCLNNAEAILLLINKNAAQYYATKQGIFQWRNDLLQQLSVFIKHAPVAGITAQLRRISKDWLGCHDGFPDIMLIDQGKLRFEEIKAQGDVLRRNQLMCIKSLRETGFDVRITTVDFIVDPNQPYVVVDIETTGGRTGKHKITEIGMVKMVAGNIVDRWQSLLNPGRRIPATITALTGIDDDMVRDAPTFADVADQVAAFTADCIFVAHNVNFDYGFIKQEFAQLERFWRRPKLCTVQQMRRYYKGLPSYSLANLTRHFNIDMQCHHRAMSDAIAASELLNLINEKRFSPVNDEYLEGST
- a CDS encoding manganese efflux pump MntP, giving the protein MLEIILLAVALSMDAFAVAIGLGSKHKLKPKKLAIMAAIYFGLFQGVMPLIGYLAGMGVIGWIEAYAKWLAFILLFLVGAKMIYEAFSAGIEDDLQNISHRIMLVLAIATSIDAMAAGFALTVLNINPFIACAIIALITALFSYIGVYVGAKSGAKLESKAELLGGIVLILIGLKIVFM